In Rhinolophus ferrumequinum isolate MPI-CBG mRhiFer1 chromosome 25, mRhiFer1_v1.p, whole genome shotgun sequence, the following proteins share a genomic window:
- the LOC117017840 gene encoding melanoma antigen preferentially expressed in tumors-like has translation MRHEVTAYPELLVMRRSKLKVLDFTHDFERSNWEECSETSPVPFVITHMLEEPEADQLTPSSREQPQCDREPVEIHTDLFLDGLFGFFHLSGFPSYILQRVEKSHGCLRLCCRTLVMNQVPFHSLVEILGVLELEAIRELRLHHRSGFCFQSDLIRFFTQVGQMSNLGNLIMSHIPWDFPADCFSLLSPLGHLQKLHLIFGCLSGQLHKMLSSLQKPLETLVINGCRLTENDITYLSQSIHAARLKELVLCSNNLSETVPGPLEVLLAEVSGTLQHLNLRSCRLKEAQLRALLPALCCCFCLRSLVFFDNVISTSGIMNVLQHLARLKELKRVQYPVPAECVVYLDEYRWENLNRVELARVHTKLQEMLQALQRADMELTNSTSMA, from the exons GAGATCGAAGCTGAAGGTGCTGGATTTTACCCATGATTTTGAGCGCTCCAACTGGGAGGAGTGCTCTGAGACCTCTCCTGTACCCTTCGTCATCACGCACATGCTGGAAGAGCCGGAGGCAGACCAGCTCACGCCCAGTTCCAGAGAACAGCCTCAGTGTGACCGAGAACCAGTGGAGATACACACAGACCTTTTCTTAGATGGTTTGTTCGGTTTCTTCCACCTGTCTGGGTTCCCCTCGTACATATTGCAGAGAGTCGAGAAGAGCCATGGCTGTCTGCGGCTCTGCTGTCGGACGCTGGTCATGAACCAAGTACCATTCCACAGCCTCGTAGAGATCCTGGGAGTGCTGGAGCTGGAGGCCATTCGAGAGCTGAGGCTTCATCACAGGAGTGGGTTTTGCTTCCAGTCAGATCTAATCCGGTTCTTCACCCAGGTAGGGCAGATGAGCAACCTGGGCAACCTCATCATGAGCCACATCCCCTGGGATTTCCCTGCTGACTGTTTCTCCCTGTTGAGTCCACTGGGCCACCTCCAGAAGCTCCATCTCATCTTTGGCTGTCTCTCGGGCCAGCTACATAAGATGCTCAG CAGCCTGCAAAAACCACTGGAGACTCTGGTGATCAATGGATGTAGGCTTACTGAGAATGACATCACCTACTTGTCCCAGAGCATTCATGCCGCACGCCTGAAGGAGTTGGTGCTGTGTAGCAATAACCTGTCCGAAACAGTTCCTGGGCCCCTAGAGGTTCTGCTGGCTGAGGTGTCGGGCACCCTACAGCACCTGAACTTGAGAAGCTGCCGGTTGAAGGAAGCCCAGCTCCGAGCCCTGCTGCCTGCCCtgtgctgctgcttctgtctCCGCTCCCTTGTCTTCTTTGACAACGTCATCTCCACGTCAGGCATCATGAACGTGCTGCAGCACTTAGCGAGGCTGAAGGAGCTGAAGCGTGTGCAGTATCCCGTCCCTGCTGAATGTGTTGTCTACTTGGACGAATACAGGTGGGAGAACCTCAACAGAGTGGAACTTGCCCGGGTGCACACCAAGTTGCAGGAAATGTTGCAAGCACTACAGCGGGCTGACATGGAGTTGACTAATTCTACCTCAATGGCCTGA